The Setaria viridis chromosome 2, Setaria_viridis_v4.0, whole genome shotgun sequence DNA window AGTTCTAAGCTGACCTGACCGTGTTTCCTTTTGCAGGTTGGCCGctctttgctgctgctgcatactggatgagtgctgctgctgctgcttctgacaTACATGCCCTTGAAGCCTCCTTGTGTCTGGCATCCTGGGACAGCAAAAATTATCTGTGCATTTGACTTGCTATGATTTTTGGACAGTATGAAGTGAATCTTGGTTGTGTTACTTTTCGTAAATAAGTGGACTCTGTTTCTGTTAATAAAAGGTGTTTATACAAATTACAATGTTTCGTCTTTATCTTTTTGTACTGGTTTTCGTCGGTCCATGAAAGGATGGTATTGCATAAGGATCACGAAACACTTTCGATGTATTACTAGAAGTGGATGAATTGCTTCGTAGTTTGCCCTCCATCGGATTCTGATGGGGAAATAGAAATGGgcttattgattttttttggactCCATCGCGTAGAGATCTTATCATGGCTCACTCGGCCCACAGGAGACATGGCCCACTCTAGAGGTCTCAGGAACCCGCTCGGCCCATGGGAGGCATGGCCCGCTCACCCGGGAAGGAAGGCCCGAGACTCCGAGCGCGTCGTGTCCAacctctttttttcttcctttctccgCTTTACGGCTTCACCCCTCTCTATCGGCCTCTCTTTCCTAGCGGTGATCACAGGGCACCCGGCGGCGCCCTTGGCAAGGCCAGATCTTCGTCGGGCGCTTCGACGGCGACGAGCATCCGACACCGCCAGGTTTTTCCGCCCATTCTCTTCCTTTCCTGCTGCGCGAAATCGAGACCCCAAACCCTAACGTATGttatttgtattcggatctgaccatgtGTTTTTACCTACTAACTTCgatttttcgcaaaaaaaaaaaagcgttCTGCATGTGTGTACCCATGCCTTAAACTGGGCTGGAGTTAGGACTTAAGAGTcacctttgttttttttcaaaaaaaaaaaccttaacAAGCACCTCTGTTTGTCTAATTTCATATCTCAAGTTCTCAACTCGCTGCTGAGACCAATGATGCCATTTTACCTGTAGTTGCCTCGAGAATACAATGATACAATTAACAGACGATACATCATCAGAGCCATGTATATTCAGAGGAACAAAAACCTTATGTCCTTACATTCTCATCTCAAACCGTTGTAATGTTTCTAAATGTTTAAGCCTGAGCCCCTAACTGATACAACATTTCTGCAGATTGCAGAGTGAAGGTTTTCCTATTTCTGTTCCTGTATTTTGGAGTTTAACTCTACAAGCTTCGGAACATGTTCAAGAATACATTTCAGTCTGGGTTCCTTTCCATTCTTTATAGCCTTGGGTAGGTAGTGTGGTTATCCCATATTAGCTCCTTTATGCTCTCATGTGATCTTTGAACAAGATATCTCATGCTTTTGTGTTGTAATTTATTCAGGACCAAACCATTGCAGATATGGGACAAGGAAGGTTCGTTATCTTCTTGATGTCTCCTCTTTAATATTCGACGCTTCTATGCTGCAAacaccttttttttcctttgttccATTCTGTTTTGTTGACAGGGAATCAGGGCATTGTTTAATTTGGTTTGGAATTGATCTTTCAGCTGCTGAAGCACTGCTTCtgattgttgtttttcttaacTTTTTGTTTGCTTAGTGTGATATAAATTATGAACTTCATTTGCTAGAACATACTTGCATTGGGTTGATTGTTGGATTCCACACTCAGATAATCTGTTACAATATAAGTTAAATTCTGGAGCATGAGTCAGTCTACTGGCAGATTCTTTACAGTTTACATATTTCTTTTTGTATGAACACTGTGACCTtgattttaaggaaaaaaaagtgcTTTTGATATCATCCTGACATCTGAGATTATCACTCAGAAACAATATATAATTTATATGAAATAGTTATATGAAAAGAGTATATGAAAGCTTGGATCGTAAATTCCTGAGTTCTGCTAGATAGCTGTTGTACCCTAGTTATAGTTGACTGTACCTAGGTGAGTACGGTGTTTAAATACTAGAAAAGTAGCATATTTAAAATTTGACTTGTCCATCAGTACatgtgttgcaacttgcaagtgtGAAACTTTTGCTAGAACCTAAATACATTCATGCTTCATTCTGATTTACACTAATCTTTTTGTCAAATGCATCATTTGTGTTTCTAATGCTTTGTCCATATGCAGTTGTGGATGGGCACATTAAACGGCCTCAGGATGAGGATATCCAGTCTAATGTACTTGAAATCATTGGAACAAATGTGCAGTCAACTTACATCACATGCCCAGCTGATCCTTCTGCCACTCTTGGAATCAAGCTTCCGTTTCTGGCCATTATTGTGAAAAATCTTAAGAAATACTTCACGTTTGAGATCCAAGTTCTGGATGATAAGAATGTCCGTCGGCGATTTCGGGCATCAAATTTTCAAGTGTGTAAGAGCTGTTAATCATTCCATTTTCCGTAGCAGTAAATTGTGCGCCGTGCTTATCTGTTAGATTTATTATGTTTTCATCGGTGACCCCATATCGTTACCTCCTTTCTAACTTCAGTTTTGTTGATCCTTTTTACTGTTGAACATCATCAGCTATCTGTAAACAGTATTTCACAAGAACATAGATCCTAGTAAAAAAATGGTGGAATTGCATGCCGCTCTAGGATCAACATTTGGTGCTTGCAATTTTCTATTTCATACTTAAGAATAATAGAACTATGTCAGTTCTTGGATTAAACAAACAGTACATGCAAATACAAGTTTTATACCTCAGCTATTTTAATTTATTTGAGTAGTGTTATCCAGTCTCCAAATGTCTTCTGCTTCACCTTTACCTTGGGCTTTGGGAAACCGGAAAGAAGGATATATCATTATCCCTGCAAACTTCTACTCATGAATTATGTAATTCTAGTACTTAATGCTCCTTACCTGGGCCTGTCGCTGTTTTCGGCATCTGTCAACAATATGGGTGTGAAAATTCTGCAGTCGGCATGCAAATATTTAGTCTTATATTTCACCTTGTTTTTTCCTTCCATTAGGCACCTAGAAGTAATTGTAGACATAATGGTTGATGTATTTGAGTTGATTGGCGTGTTCCGTTTTTGCACCTTTAATTTTTATTTGAGGCGCCTAAAGTGTGTACACAATGTGCATGCAATCATCCTGACTTGTAAACCCTTTTTGCAGTCTGTTACAAGGGTGAAGCCATATATCTGCACAATGCCGTTGAAGCTTGACGATGGCTGGAACAACATTCAGTTGAACCTCGCTGATCTGACAAAAAGAGCGTATGGCACAAACTACGTTGAGACGCTCCGGGTGCAAGTTCATGCAAACTGTCGGCTCCGCAGAATTTATTTCTCGGATCGCCTCTACTCAGAGGAGGAGCTGCCACCTGAATTCAAGCTCTACCTTCCAATCCAAGTGAGAACTCCTCGACGTCTGTACTTTGTTACTTTGTTCTAAACAAATGTTTCTACACTTCTTACCTATCTACTATATCCTTTTTTTTGTGAACTTCAGAAATCATAGGAATCGGAGCAAGCATGGTGAGACTTTGGTCACCAGAAGGCAGAAGCCGGACCACATATCGTTTCGACGCTCGCTAGTGCACAGCTGCGCATTTTGCCTTCCTGAGACCAAGAAAAGTGTCGGAATGTTTTTGTTGGTTTGCTGATTGGTGTCCACTGAACGACTAGGCTCCTGTGCTCAGAGCAAGGTGACTGGCTGTGGTCTTACCCAATGACGACTTGAAATGTTAATGGGAACCCTTTATGTACTGGTCCTTCTGGTCCAGAGCAAAAACCAACCCTTACTGGCCGCTGCCTGGCCATTTAACGTGCTTCTTCCGCAGTGGTGTGGTACTATGTCTATGATGGTAGTGTCATACTGTCATGTGACCACTGATCCGTTAGATGCATGCCAAGCGTGATCGCATTAAAAGCTTCACTTCTCTTCAGCGTCAGCCGTGCCGACTCCCGCAGTCCTCCAGTCCTCTATTCTGGCTCTCTGAATGTACCCGTCTACCTCTACCCGAGAGCACTGCGTGATGCTTCAGAAATCTGTGGCCCTCTCTGTAACCTGTATCGAACTGTTAACTGTTCGTGACACGAACAATTGAAATTACTGACTGGGCACGAACAGTCGGATCGAGCAGCGGCCTCTCGCTTTTCAGTGGAGATTGGAGGCGCTGCCCTGCCGGCACAGGGCTCAGGCCGGCAGCACTAGCAGTTCAGCTGAAACGCTTGCTGAACGCATGTAACCATGCCGCTTTGACGCTAGCGTTCGTTGTGGCGTTGTAGTTGGCGTTGGCGGCGAGCAAATGGTCGGGCGGCCTGCGTGCGGGCCAAGCACGCCACCAGGGCCGCAGCCGCAGGGGGACcagcgcggcggggcgggggcggtgaCCACCGGCCGCGCGGCCCCGGCCCTCATGCCGCCTGATCCACGGCGCAGAGACGGGGGCGGCAGGGGCTCGGGAGGGCCGAGCGGAGTAAAAGGCACCGCGcaggtgcagtgcagtgcagcagCATGCGCCGCACGCCACGCGCACAGGCGCCGCGAGCGGTGAGCCCGCCCCACGCCCACCACCCGCACGGCACAGCCGGCCCTCGTCCGTGGCGGGGCAGGGTGTGCGTGCGCCGGGGCGCGGGCAGGGGAGAGGGCGTCCAAGGCGCTGCGCGCGGCCAAAAGCTGGCGTACGTAGCATTGAGTGGCCGGTGCAGCAG harbors:
- the LOC117845164 gene encoding uncharacterized protein, encoding MFKNTFQSGFLSILYSLGTKPLQIWDKEVVDGHIKRPQDEDIQSNVLEIIGTNVQSTYITCPADPSATLGIKLPFLAIIVKNLKKYFTFEIQVLDDKNVRRRFRASNFQSVTRVKPYICTMPLKLDDGWNNIQLNLADLTKRAYGTNYVETLRVQVHANCRLRRIYFSDRLYSEEELPPEFKLYLPIQKS